The following proteins are encoded in a genomic region of Danio rerio strain Tuebingen ecotype United States chromosome 16, GRCz12tu, whole genome shotgun sequence:
- the LOC141378271 gene encoding serine/threonine-protein kinase pim-2-like has product MEKSMLHVPGPSGQRRPPCRQRIGPSPGSVEAKYDLKENIGAGCYGNVYRGIRKMDGKQFIIKSTTSEVDSNVPGYPLPIPIEVAMMTIVRDPPSPLLIKLQEWFLVKVEKLPRGKVCKTIMLVMEYLGPCRTLEDFLQKHQHLEERVARTLILQIVKAAQECLRRKICHHDIHDCNILVIDRPLQIKLIDFGCGMHICHDPKKYPPDTRISPKKAVKNTVKQLFGIMREIEKQCSSIPEEFMAFMNTCITLGDDDQRLQTVQQILDQPWLKNQ; this is encoded by the exons atggaaaaaagtatGTTACATGTTCCCGGTCCTTCCGGACAAAGAAGACCGCCATGTAGACAGAGGATAGGGCCTTCTCCTGGTTCTG TGGAAGCAAAATATGACCTGAAAGAAAATATTGGAGCTGGCTGCTACGGCAATGTCTATCGTGGTATCAGAAAAATGGACGGCAAACAG TTTATCATCAAGTCGACTACTTCAGAAGTTGACAGCAATGTG CCTGGATATCCGTTACCCATACCAATCGAAGTGGCCATGATGACAATTGTGAGAGATCCCCCCAGCCCGCTGCTCATCAAGCTCCAGGAATGGTTTTTAGTTAAAGTGGAGAAATTGCCAAGAGGA AAAGTGTGTAAGACAATAATGTTGGTGATGGAGTATCTCGGCCCGTGCAGAACACTGGAGGATTTCCTGCAGAAGCACCAACACCTGGAGGAGAGAGTCGCGCGTACGCTTATCCtgcagattgtcaaagcagcgcaGGAGTGCTTGAGGCGGAAAATTTGTCATCATGATATTCATGATTGTAATATCCTCGTAATCGACCGGCCTCTGCAAATCAAGCTAATTGATTTTGGCTGTGGGATGCACATCTGTCATG ATCCAAAGAAATACCCACCAGACACAAGGATATCTCCAAAGAAGGCGGTTAAAAACACAGTGAAGCAGCTGTTTGGCATCATGCGGGAAATAGAAAAACAATGTTCCAGCATACCTGAAG aaTTCATGGCATTTATGAATACCTGCATTACCCTTGGGGATGATGATCAGAGACTGCAAACAGTGCAGCAGATTCTGGATCAGCCATGGCTaaaaaaccaataa